From Camelina sativa cultivar DH55 chromosome 7, Cs, whole genome shotgun sequence, one genomic window encodes:
- the LOC104701420 gene encoding annexin D5 — protein sequence MATMKIPMTVPSPRVDADQLFKAFKGRGCDTSVIINILAHRNATQRALIEQEYETKFSDDLRKRLHSELHGHLKKAVLLWMPEAVERDASILKRSLRGAVTDHKAVAEIICTRSGSQLRQIKQVYNNTFGVKLEEDIESEASGNHKRVLLAYLNTTRYEGPEIDNASVENDARTLKSAVARKHKSDDQTLIQIFTDRSRTHLVAVRSTYRSMFGKELGKAIRDETRGNFEHVLLTILQCAENSCFYFAKALRKSMKGLGTDDTALIRVIVTRAEVDMQFIISEYRKRYKKTLHNAVHSDTTGHYRTFLLSLLGPNV from the exons atggcAACAATGAAAATACCAATGACGGTACCTTCTCCTCGTGTCGATGCTGACCAGCTCTTTAAGGCCTTTAAAG gaagaggttgtgatacTTCGGTGATCATCAACATCTTAGCTCATCGCAATGCAACGCAAAGAGCTCTCATCGAACAAGAATACGAAACCAAATTCTCAGATGACCTTCGAAAACGTCTCCATTCCGAGCTTCATGGTCATCTCAAG aaagCCGTTCTTCTGTGGATGCCTGAAGCAGTGGAGCGAGACGCTTCAATACTGAAACGTTCCTTGAGAGGAGCCGTGACTGATCACAAAGCAGTTGCTGAGATTATATGTACACGATCTGGCTCTCAGCTTCGTCAGATCAAACAGGTTTACAACAACACTTTCGGTGTGAAACTTGAAGAGGACATCGAATCCGAAGCTTCTGGCAATCACAAAAGA GTTTTGCTCGCATATTTGAACACTACACGATATGAAGGACCAGAGATTGATAATGCGAGTGTCGAAAACGACGCTAGGACTCTCAAGAGTGCGGTTGCGAGGAAGCATAAATCTGATGACCAGACGCTGATTCAGATATTCACAGACCGAAGCAGGACTCATCTGGTCGCTGTTAGATCTACTTACCGTTCCATGTTCGGCAAAGAGCTTGGAAAG GCCATAAGAGATGAGACCCGCGGGAACTTTGAGCATGTCCTTCTGACGATCCTACAATGTGCTGAAAACTCTTGTTTCTATTTCGCAAAG GCGCTGAGAAAGTCGATGAAAGGGTTGGGAACAGATGACACAGCGTTGATAAGAGTGATAGTGACAAGAGCAGAGGTGGATATGCAGTTCATCATCTCGGAATACCGAAAGAGATACAAGAAGACTTTACACAACGCTGTTCATTCCGATACAACTGGTCATTACAGAACTTTTCTCCTCTCACTTTTAGGCCCTAACGTTTGA
- the LOC104701419 gene encoding uncharacterized protein LOC104701419 encodes MSEGEHPRLILHNFLSPAECKELEFIHKSCSTIGYRPHVFSTTLSHLIATNSPHLIIPFVSIRERLKEKIEETFGCEFELFIEFTGLISWCRGASIGWHSDDNRPYLKQRDFAAVCYLNSYGKDFKGGLFHFQSGEPATVAPSAGDVIFYTADDRNIHSVDEVTDGERLTLALWFSRDSSHDEDSKLLSRISQCTLHRFCLPLPASTNMYWFCPHQDASNQNIGFDICFARLHLLGFGLHSLQGEDHSTDASEQLMGTLQIAKGGELLSRKFANVLHALQVVQFYNWKASELKTSNVENDTVEAMSQPQLETVNALKSVFLPDEKLVTTTFGYSGSNEDLKESLDLTGVSLAVTFWEEYTSKLLKVLLLSLPQWKTFQTIHKVEFD; translated from the exons ATGTCGGAAGGAGAGCATCCGAGGCTGATTCTACACAATTTCTTGTCGCCGGCAGAGTGCAAG gagCTTGAGTTCATACACAAGAGTTGCAGTACGATTGGGTACAGACCACATGTATTCTCCACTACTCTTTCTCACCTCATTGCCACTAATTCACCTCACCTTATCATCCCTTTCGTCTCCATTCGAG AAAGGTTGAAAGAGAAGATAGAGGAAACATTTGGTTGTGAGTTTGAGCTTTTTATTGAATTCACTGGTTTGATTAG TTGGTGCAGAGGAGCGAGTATTGGTTGGCATAGTGATGATAACAGACCATATCTGAAACAAAGGGATTTCGCG GCAGTTTGTTACTTGAATAGTTACGGGAAAGACTTCAAAGGCGGGCTTTTTCATTTTCAGAGTGGCGAACCAGCAACTGTTGCTCCCTCTGCTGGA GATGTTATCTTCTACACAGCTGATGACCGGAATATTCATTCGGTTGATGAG GTAACAGATGGAGAAAGATTGACTCTTGCACTTTGGTTTAGCCGGGACTCATCCCATGACGAAGATTCTAAGCTTCTTTCCCGTATTTCCCAATGCACATTACATAGATTTTGCCTCCCTTTGCCTGCATCCACTAACATGTACTGGTTCTGTCCTCATCAAGATGCTTCGAATCAAAACATTGGTTTCGATATCTGCTTTGCGAGGTTGCACCTTCTTGGTTTCGGTTTACATAGCTTACAAGGTGAAGATCATTCTACGGATGCCTCAGAACAACTCATGGGAACACTACAAATAGCTAAAGGAGGAGAGTTACTCTCCCGAAAATTTGCCAAcgttcttcatgctcttcag GTTGTTCAGTTCTACAATTGGAAAGCTTCTGAACTCAAAACTTCTAATGTCGAAAATGACACGGTAGAAGCTATGTCCCAGCCTCAGTTGGAAACTGTCAACGCTCTGAAATCAGTTTTCCTACCAGATGAGAAGCTTGTAACCACAACTTTTGGATATTCAGGCTCTAATGAGGATCTGAAGGAATCACTCGACTTAACGGGTGTATCTCTTGCGGTTACCTTTTGGGAAGAATATACCTCAAAGTTACTCAAGGTGCTATTACTATCCTTGCCTCAGTGGAAAACTTTTCAAACTATACACAAAGTCGAATTTGATTAG
- the LOC104704726 gene encoding E3 ubiquitin protein ligase RIE1-like, with protein MSSSPHSPTGSGSSTPLLRSRQSSSPRRQPVIAVLLGRASGRRGGASMVVRETAAQELEERRADWGYSKPVVALDMLWNTAFVVVAVAMLLVFKDEKPNVPIRIWICGYAIQCLVHVVLVWLEFRKRNARSRPGDLEAAAAQQDTNQDSEDEDSDESILSTKTCESMNTIISFVWWIVGFYWLVSGGEILLENASHLYWLTFVFLAFDVFFAIFCVVLACLIGIALCCCLPCIIALLYAVAGQEGASEADLSILPKYRFQRMNNDEKESDGGGKMIPVEAGSENLGNERVLLSEDAVSGDFGGCLYKIFEMELRFRD; from the exons ATGTCTTCTTCACCTCACTCACCCACCGGTTCCGGCTCATCCACACCGCTTCTCCGTTCACGGCAATCTTCATCACCACGGCGTCAGCCTGTAATCGCGGTTCTGTTAGGCCGAGCTTCAGGGAGACGAGGTGGAGCTTCGATGGTTGTTAGAGAGACGGCTGCTCAGGAGCTTGAGGAGCGACGAGCTGATTGGGGTTACTCGAAGCCTGTTGTTGCTTTGGATATGCTTTGGAACACTGCTTTCGTCGTTGTTGCTGTCGCGatgcttttggtttttaaagACGAGAAGCCGAATGTGCCGATTAGGATTTGGATCTGTGGGTACGCGATTCAGTGTCTTGTTCATGTTGTCCTTGTTTGGCTTGAGTTTAGGAAGAGGAACGCTCGAAGCCGACCTGGGGATTTGGAAGCTGCTGCTGCTCAACAAGATACGAATCAGGATAGTGAGGATGAGGATAGCGATGAAAGCATCCTGAG tACTAAGACTTGTGAATCAATGAACACCATTATATCATTTGTCTGGTGGATCGTTGGCTTCTACTGGCTTGTATCTGGTGGTGAGATACTTCTTGAAAATGCATCCCATTTGTACTG GTTAACCTTTGTTTTCCTGGCATTTGATGTGTTCTTTGCCATCTTTTGTGTTGTGCTGGCTTGTCTTATCGGAATCGCACTCTGTTGCTGCCTTCCTTGTATTATTGCTCTTCTTTACGCAGTTGCTGGACAG GAGGGTGCATCAGAAGCAGATCTCAGCATCCTTCCCAAGTACAGGTTTCAGAGGATGAATAATGATGAAAAGGAAAGTGACGGTGGTGGGAAAATGATACCCGTTGAGGCAGGCAGTGAGAATTTGGGAAACGAACGTGTGCTTCTTTCTGAAGATGCTGTAAGTGGTGATTTTGGTGGATGTTTGTATAAGATATTTGAGATGGAATTGAGattcagagat